AACTATTGGAACACCCACTTAGCCAAGAAGCCCGAAACGTTGAGGTCGGTCCAACTTCACTATTCGCAACGAGAGCTGACGGTCCAACCTCGCTCGACGTCGCAGCAAGAGCATGAGCAGGAGAGGGTGCAGGAAAGCAACGTTCGTGGAGTCCCGGATCCAGAGCCGCAAGTTGCTCCACAGAATGCTACTGATGTGGAATTGGGACCATCCCCAGGCGGCAATGACTTGCTGAAGCAAATGCTTCCGGACTCGGACATGAGCGACGGGTCGTTGTCGTTCAACTCGGAGGAGGAACCGCCGGACTTCATGATCGACTTCAACGTGGAAGACATCTGCCAGATCCTCGACTCGGATTTCTCCAAACTAGGCGTCGACCAAGACGGCCATGTCCCCGACGAGGAGCGAGAAAGCAAGTATCCGTCCTATTTAAATCAGCACTTCGCTCCCTCCGGGGAAGCAGAGAAGGATCTGAACGACAGCCTGCCGGCATTCCAATCGCTGGCGTCGCTGTTCGAATCCGACGACGAGAAATGGGCAGGAGACGGCGACAACGCGGACTTTGCTTTATCTGGAAAGAATAGTTGACGTAGCTAGCTGAGAGCTGTGTGTTATGTAGTCTTGGAGTTGGTCGCAATAATCAATCATCATTCACAAAACTTCGATTCATGTAGGGCTTAGGGATCCATGTCACTCCTGGATAATAAATGTGTTATCAATGCGAATTTGATCCCAAACCAGCAAGTGGGGTTTCCCACAACGACACTGGATCGATCCACGTCAAGCCTCAACTAAATGGTCAAGAAACAAGTACACATATGCACGGCGGAACAGATCAAGATcgcaaagattttttttttttttggtcagcaAGATAAAAAAGATTAAGACGTTTCTGGTTTTGCCCTAGAGCCGTCCtctgaaaaaattaccaaaaaaattttaaacctattataatcgtgtcaattcaatcttaaatttatttattttttgtcaattgagttctaaattttttgtatctGTGCTAAATTTCCATTCGTCCAACTTTAGCCAGCTAGCGTCGTCAGCCGCAGATGTGGCAATTTTGAATAACATTTTAAGgcgtttcaaatttttttatttattttttcttccccttcttcctctagccggttgtCGGATTAACGATCGGCCAAAGGcaaggcgaggctcgaccttgccgtcgtgaggctcgaccttgccgtcgttgggtgaggccgacctcgcctagCTCTAGAAAGGCTCACCCTCGCCGACAATGGCATCGACGATTGGTTGacagaagaaagagaggaaaaaaaaataaatcgaaaaaatattaaaattatccacatcagcgctGGCGTCCACGTTAATGACAATCGATCGaagttggttggatggactatATTGTTCTGGCTGTGCTGTTCAGGCTTGACGTTCAGATGGCTGAGGTGGCCAGCTAACTTTCAGAGGCAATCTGAGCAGTGACAATTCATGCGTGTGGGGATGGACAATTACCTGACAGGTTTTGAGCAAATCTAATGAAGCCTAGTCCCTAGTACGAGCACAAGCATGTGATCGAATGACGTTGAGGCCTCCATGTGGGGGACTTggtagagaaaggaaaaaaaaaaaaaggtccagtTCTGGTCATTGTAGCAGTTAATCTGTGGGTGCCTATACTTGTACTTCAAATTTTGGCCTGTCCCTTATCTATGTAATGATTTCCTTCCTGAGTAGCCGCGGCCGTCACGATGGAACCTCAACGATCTTTTCAGttcagaaattgaaaatttcaatagCTCGTTCAAATTCCATCGACTGCACATGACCAAAGGCCTGCAATTTAACTGATTCGTGGATCAGTGAAGTCTTTTATGAGTATCGGACGGTCGAGACTACGCATCCGAGCCCTTGAGTTTTCGAAAAAAACCATGGGTGGCCGGTTTGATGATCTCACAGTGTGCATTGTGCAATGCCTTATTGGAATTAAGCTTGTTTGATAGTTGTAACTAGTTTGGGCTTAAAATACTCGAAATAATTGAATTAAGTCGAGAGTTCACTTGTAAAGGGTGAAGTAAAGGGGAGATATTACTCGATTTATTTAGCAGAGAAATATGTATAGATGGCATTAGATTTTAAGACTAGTACCAAACATTTCCTTTCAATTTCAGCACTTTATGCCGGCAATAATAATTAGGTACTTAATTTCGAGTTGTATTAAATAAGTCATAAGTTTTGAAAATGGGATGAAGGACCACGTGGAAACAGATCGATGGGGCCTTTTAATCGATTTCGCATGCTCAGAGAGATAGCAATGGAGAGGTGGGCCAATCGTGGACTGGACCTTCAAATGAGATTCGCTCCTATTGCTTGGACCACCCACATTGAGAATTGTCTCCCTGGTTCCCTTCGCTTCTGTTTTTCATCAGCAACCGAAGAAGAGGCGCTTTGTTTCGACGTAGGATAATGCGGGCTCCGCTTCCATTGACACCGTGatgagcggcggcggcggcgacgggctCGCTCAAAATGAGCAGTAGGTATGACTCAAGTAGAGCATTCTGTCATAGCTACAGAACTGCCGTACAACGCACGGTAGGATTGCCGACGCTAGTTGCCGCGTCATCATATTTACTTGCAATTGTACAGTTTCTTCTTCGTTTTAGGTTCGTGTATCACGGGCGTTTAAAATCAGGCAGACTCTAGTGACAAGACGACTCGCGAAACAACAACCAGGGTCACCAATCATATAAAATGTGCGATTAGGTGGTAAACAGTATAAAATTCAAAGGCTATAGAATATGTTGTTGGAAATTCTTGCAAAGGGATCAGAAGGTGAGGACACCGAGTCTTGGCTTTGTACGCCTCCATCCGTATCTGATTTGTAACATATCTTTCCTTTTCGTGGTCATACCCGGAATCAAACCGCCGTTGATTTCTTTCGTTTGGAGATTGTTGCATGTGTTAATATATGGAGTCATTACTTTTGAAACAATACATTGAAGTGTTAAGATGTATTCAACTAGGGCTGACAATTTGTTCGTGTTATCATGTTTATGTCATTCAGTTTCATTACCAAATTTCCCAATGCGATTACgatcacaaaataatttttcagttAGACTGAGGCGAAATGTGCCTGCTCGAACTCGTGTCTCGCGGCATCCCCCACGTCACTCGAAGGGCTCGCTTTTGTATTGTGACTGAACCGGGGAGCCATGGCACCATTGATGAGCCTGTTACTGGGGGGGCGTCCCTGCACCATCGGAACGGGCACAGTCGGATATGAGTGATGGTAACATGGGAACTCGCGATAGGACTACTTGAATGGCATGAATATGCCCAAGCCCTTCTTCATGATCGTGCGAGATTGTCTCCGTCTCTTTCTTCGAAAGCGGCTCAGAACAGCACTACACGAGGGTGTGGATTCATTGCTGCAAAGAGGAAGAACCAACTCAGGCGAAATcggattttgaaatttcttgagCACCAAAGGATAAGCAGGACAACCCAAATGGATACTAATGCATATGCGCATGACCATGTGATGGGAAAAGACCTAGCAGGCCAGCAATTCTGCTTCCATCCTCCTCTTCCCTCTCCTCCTTCAGTTTGTCCCCCTGTTTGGGTCAGTCTTCCAATCTGATCTTCGAGTTACTACCGAATCTTCTCTGACCAGGTTCACTGTTGCAAACCGCTTCATCTCTTTGTTGATTATTTTCGTCCCCGATTCAGCACTCTTCTTCCTTTCCGTGGGAGCATTCTTCTTACTTTACTATTTTCTGTTCCATTAAACATATTTTGGTCAGAAAGACGACAATTAGCATTTCACAAAGGgcaggaaaaaatgaaataaatccAGTCCATCCATCTGCACCCTGGTcttctaaaaaatatattccCATACGTTTTTGTACATAAAAGCTCGGGAATAGATACTCCTTTCCTTCTTGAAGACAGACGTAGAGAGAGAATATCAAAACCAACTCTAAGATCTATTGAGTCTCAGTAAAGGGAAATCATGACAAGGCCGAACCTTTTACTCCCTTCCATATGAAATGCAAATTTTGAGAACGCACATGTAAAGCAAGCGAAAGAACTTGATTTAGAATTAATCAGTTAAGTGACAGATGCAGAAGTAACAGATACCTTCAGTTCGCCAAGTTCACAAGTTTTCAGTTGTACCTCAGCATCATGAAGACGTATCTTGAGAAgctttttttctaaaaagcgagcAGTATACTTTCCTCATCTCTGTGAAGCCATTCAAGCTTATACTTCCAAAATTTGTTCagatcttctttcttttttcgcaCAAACCTATCCATCTCAGCCTTCATCTCACTGTGATAAACAAAAGGTGTCAAACTAAAACCCGCCATGAAGAATCAGCACCACGTTACAGCAATCATTTATCTAAGTCAAAAATGAACAAGGAACTAATACCTTAAGACGATTGTCAGTTGCCTAGATTCACTCAGTTTCTGGCATACGTAGCTTTTGTCTAACCATATTGGagatcttgatattccttacTTCACGTAAACATACTTTTCTTCTTCACTTGCACAAAACTGGTGAAAAAGCGCAGCTCGATCGACCTTTGCAAGTTCATTGACCTCCCTCGGCATACTGAGAACTGGTTATGTAAACTCTTCCTCCTCAGGcaccaataaaataaaatatactaTATCCAATTCCACTTCATGACCACTAGTGAAGGGCTGGTAGCACCATCGATGAGTCTCTTCCGCATCCATCCATGGTAAGATTCATCAGCATACAGAACCTTCACAaattcattcatgtgggggCCTGTTTCAATGTCTCAGCGAGTACAAGAACTCAAGTCAAGTCATCTTGTTCAGTTCTCAACTGCTCCTTAGTCTCTCCTTCACCATCCACAATCTGCATAAATTCACAAGTAAATTTGCATATATTCAATCTATAAGCAAGTTGCCTTTCCAAGACAGTTGCTCCGAATTGAGAAAAAGGCTCCTTTCAttatgttaaaaagaaaatcactttaACAAGGTAAATACCAGATTCATGAAACACCCACTGACCTCACAAGAAAAACGATTTGCTTGAAACAAGCGAAAAAGTTGTAATCTTTTCATGTATTTATGTCTTCTTCAATGTCAAGAAGATGCACAagaccaaaaaaggaaataacagATGACGTCACTCCATTTCAACTTTCAAATGGAAACATCACAATGAAGTGATTGAAGGATCGAAAAATTGCTATGTTTGCATGTATTCATATCTTCTTCAATGTCAAGAAAATgtacaactaaaaaaaaaaccaaatgacGTTCACtgcatttcaattttcaaatggaAACATCACAATGAAGTTATTGAAGGGTCCATGGTTACTGTGACTCCTCTGTAATCAAGAAATGAAACTACTTAactgagggaaaaaaaataaaattaaatcacaacCTGGGCTTGCTAAAAAAGGCTTCGAACTGGTTCGATGTCGAGAAGAATAAAAAGCAACATCTTGTGCATTACAGGTCTAGTTTACAATAGGCCACTCAACTTAAGGCATTCAAATGCTATCCTGGAGAAATAATTGGCTAGTAATCACAaaccaaaatcaacaaatgcaGGAAAAGATTAACTTACCCTCTTGTCTAAGCTCCATGTTTCGTTTGTATGGGCATTGAACATGGAGGAGATGCAGGAAGTAGATTAAAACCCATACAAGGTCAGTAGGGTTACCACTTGtctaattttttctcttcttccatttctGACAACTACATTGAGGAGGAAACTCAAACATTTTCTGGTGCACTTAAGTTGTCCTCAACAAGATCAAGTTTATTCAACAACTCCTCCAATTCGTGCAAAGTAATCTTGTAGTGGTCTTTGGATCGAGCGCCTTCCTCCACAATTGGAATGGCACGTCTGTACAGATTGCTATGCCACCAAGCCGGGTTATGCACATCAAGATCATTGGAACCATGAGGTATCACAGGAGGTTGTCTCTTGCAATCCTTGCTCCAACGTGAAAGAATATACTGCCTCGGAATTTCCTCCACACCATTATAGTTGAGAACATTCAACGCATGGCGACAAAGATAACCTTTGTAATTGAACAAGCTGCATATGCATCGAATATTCACTTGAGACGTCTCATACAAGACCTCATAATTTCTAACCtccttttcatttccatttaCCACTCGTTCTTTCACTAAGTATGTTATGATTGCACCATTGACCTTTATCTGCCTTGTGTTGAAGCAAGAGTACATTCCCTCGACCTCAGACTGGAAtctcttgaaaatttcttttgtgtACACCTTGGAGAGCTGCACCTCAAAGTTGCATCTTGTTTTCAGCTCACAGTTCAAATTTCTGGACTCTAGCTCTGCCATGGCTTCTTTCAAGCGCTTCCTATGCAAAACTAAATCATATTTATCAACAAATTCTTTGAAAGACATATGTTTTTGTACATAACCATCAAAAAAGGCactcttgctttcacttgcttGAATAAGAATCATCCCTGCGAAGAATGTATCCTTCAAGTATACAGGAACCCACATTTGCCTATCCTCATATAGAGAACAGAGCCATTTATTGTCCCCAAGTCCATGTCTATGGATCATCTCAGCCCAAGAAGTTTCGAATTCAGCTATTTTCAAAGAATTAAAGACTGATCTCTTCAGCTGTCTTTGAATCACTTCATACCCCTTCAATCCACCCAGTTTTTCATGGACTCTCTGCATAATATACCATGTGCAAAAGCAATGACGAGTTTTTGGGAATACCTCAGAAATTGCAGTTTGGAAGGCTTTGGACTGGTCTGTAAATATTACTTGTGGAGGGTGATTCAACATGCACTTCAACCACGCCTGAAATATCCAAACAAAATTCTCAACTGATTCATGTCCAACAAAGCCACAGCCCAGCAAAACCGCCTGTCCATGATGATTGATGCCAACGAAGGATATCAAGggaatttcaaatttgttagCCAAGCACATGGAATCAACAGCAACCGTGTCTGAAAAGTAAGCATAGTCAGCCCTAGACCTGGCATCAGCCCAAAACACATTTCTCAGATGCCCACCATCATCAATATCcatcaaataaaagaaatttgggTTGGTCAACTTCATGCGACAAAAGTAGTTATATAATGCATGGGCATCTCCCTCTTTAAGCTCCAAATGTTTGGCGCGATCAATGGAATTGATTCCATCTCTCCTACTGATACTCAAGTAGCTATTACATCCAGAGTCGATAGCAGCTGGCTGATACAACTTTATGATATGCATGTGCGTCACAGGCTCTGATGGTCGTTGTGCATTTGCAGCAATAGTCATCTTTTTATGTGACTTGTAGAAGCGCTTGATTTCTGGACTAACCTTATGGTTGTGCTCAAGCTGAACTTCAATTACTCTCCACCTATCAGAATCCATAAGCCTAATCACTATCATTGCAGGACATCCAGTCCTTGTTTCAGGCCTAGGGTTGTTGGCTTCACTTTTTTTCTTGAAGCCTGCACTACTGCAGCTTAGTTTTGCTCTATAACGCTCTTTCCTCTTTGATCTACACCATGAATTGCTTACTCTGATTCCGAAACCCTGTTCCTTTCCATACATATTATAGAAATCATAAGCTTGATCAAAAGAATCAAACTCCAACCCCACAGTAGGTGGTGAGTGTCCTTTCCTTGGTTGTGCATCGCTAACTTCACCCCCGTTAACTATAGCATTTGCATCTTCCTCAAACTCATATTCATTGCCATCATCAAAGAGAGGCTCACTATTTAGATGAACTTCTTCCATCTTAAACGTATTGGAGGAACATTTGCATACAAGCTCAAAGGCAAGGTCACCTGCAGAGAAAACCTTGTTAACGTTCTGAAGGTCAATGAACTGGAGAAAAATTAGCCTGATTGATCATGGCAGACTAGATCCAGAAGAGTACATTATGATAACGTTAAAATATCAATGACTCAGTAAAATGGTGGCCACCAGTTCAAGTGGGAAATAAGTCGGTGGCTCACACCTCAATATTTAATCCAAGTTCAAGCTCACAAGTCTATTGCTCTCCATAATAACAGCGTCACCATCACTAGAAACTCCTATAAGCACTTTATTTAAGCTTATTTAGATGCTCAAATGATTTAATCTCAGATCACCCAAGACATTCGCACACTAGAATCACTGAATTTGCTTAAATCAAGCTTGGTTACATGCCCACCAATCAAGTCAAAGTGCATGCTTCCACTTATCGTAACTTAACTACACATATACGTTTTCAGTTTGCTAGTAAAATCATATATATCCCAGTCACTCATGCCACAACACCTATACGCTCTGTTCTTAGTTTAAATAGATACACATGTGCTTGACTTTGGTTGTATAAGCACATTTATAGTCCGGTCTTCCATGACTCTATACACACACTCTCCGTGTTAGGTTAAATGCATGTTCAAGCATTTCATTATTTTCCCCATAACACATGTATGCTTGAGTGAATAGCCATCATCAAGATATAATCATTGtgttaattgattttatttctaAGTTAGTAAATTATGAGTTTATATGTTGCAATCACCACTTATaatcaaataaaagagaaaaaagatttcGCTTTAATTCTTCGgtgcaatcaatcaaaatttatatttcCTCATTTAGGAACCATTCAAACGGGTACTTTTCAATAAACCAAAAGGTAATAATCACGTAAAGTAGTCCATTTTGGAATAAAAAACCATTGAAACCAAAGATAAAAGTTAACAAAATATCTAAATAGAATAACACTTCAAGGTGCTTTGCACCTAAAAGAATCcctgattttcttttccctgaACTTCTTAGAAGATAAGAACTGCCATTTACCTTCAACCTACTCTTCTTCTTAAGTATTGTCTTTGCAAcagttttgcaattttttaggTAAAAACAAGACGAATAATGTTAGACATACTAAAATCCGTCTCTTAAATAGGTTTACAAAGTTATGTTACAGATTCAATTTAGATGGTCAAACGGGtctaacttaattaattatttaggGAATGCACATCACTTAGCAAATAACTTCGGTATCGAAGCAttactcaaaataaaaaatctgtcAAGTGCTAGTGTTTGGTGGCTTTCTTCAGACTCATAATTTCcatatatttacattttttacttttaattctACAGTTTTCCTTCAGGATGTGGGTGGGGCCGGTGGGCTAAGTCTCTAATTTTACATTTTCAAGTGAAAATAACGGCCCACTAGGAGTCCTgcttaaagaaaaagaatgggCTACAAGGGGGCAACATGACAAAGCTCAAGACATACATATAAATAAAACCATATATCATGGTAATTTTTGGAGAGCTCAGTGCAGGCAAGTGCTCCCACACACTAAAATCTGTCCTTGTCTCTTTCCCTCACTATCCATCAAAGTGGAATTATTCATATTTATGGCAACCAAAATCTTTTGATTGGAACCATTAACCTTTTGCTTATTAACTTTCGCTTTTCCATTTATGtgagaaagggaaagagaagcTTCTTTCTGAGATAAGTAATAAAACAATGAAATATATCATGatcaaggaaaaaacaaaggatcAATAAAGATACTGTGAGATTTCGCAATTCTCAACTGTTAAAGTTTCTAAAGATTTTCAGAAATCAATTAACAAATTGCATGCCTAACAAATACCCAATGAACATGGTCTCAAAAAAGCATTGTGGGTAATAAACGAGCATTACTCCATGCGTGCTCGAACCCTTGAATCTAGGAGTCCCCTAGGTTTTTAAGCAAACCAATGGTAATCTATACATAGGTAGCTTGTATGTGATTACCCTGTCGATACCTAGGATATGGGGTTCCAAACGACCAAGGTTTTGGCTAAGTAGATTGATGAGAGTCAGACGATTGACTTGAAATTGTTTGTTCTTCCATAGGCTTAAACCTTGGGTTGGAAAGACCTTAGGATTTCCACACTAACAATGTGATAGTCAGgttatctctttcttttttcctcccaaGACGATTCTAAAATGCCAGGGTCAAAAATGCTAAATAGTGCTGAACTAGGACAGGTTCATAGTCATATGTCCAAACATATCAAAGCTTATAGCAAAGATGGGGGAAAATGTATCGAAGGAAAACGGTGAAGATCAAAGGATAGAAGAGTTCTTTTGCACTTTGAGGCCCCCAGAACAACCTAGGCTTAGGGAGATACGACAAAACGAATGGACCATGCTGTGGTTTCATCTCTCCATCTCCAAGACATAGTTCTTTGGGTCAACGAAGCGACAAAAGTAGTGAAACTCTCAGTTGAATCAAAGAAAAAGGGCAAGAAAAGATGCAGGGAAGCTCAAGGCACTGCAATGAAGCCAAACTCGCAGTACACTCCTTATGCCCGTATAACACGTAACTCTCTACATCCTTCTTATCACCGTGTCCCATGCCATTGACCCTCGAAACTCATAACAGGAAAATTCTTATCCTACTTTGTCTAATATCCTGGCATTCAATTGCAGCAGAAGAGCTTCACGTTTCACTTAATCCTACTTTTAGGCAGTTCATAGAAAATGCAGATACAGAACTGTCACAACTATGAAAGCTCAATATTCAGTATCTGAACCGATAATTGGCATCTATTTATAGTTATCTGGGTATGTCTCACTCATTCGTCAGCGGAAGTATGAAAATGTCTGAACTACAAATGTAATCAACTTCACTGCCCTCTGCCCTGTGATCTTCAAGTAGTATCAGACGATTTTCCACAGCCTCGTTCTCATAATCTAGAAACCAAACCATAATCCCTCTCAAAACGTCGCGAAAGCGAACTGAGCACTTTCACATCGATCTGATCATGTCTATCTCATTTATTCCAGGTAAGGCATGAAATCACATAACGCCCCAGCCTAAATCATCTTTGTATAAGAGTTACTTACGTGAAGAGAGATTGAGAGCGGTTGCAGCTTTCGCGCCCGAGCTACAGGTGGAATACCAACATCGGAGGTGGACAGGAGCTCCCGCCGGATGCCACGGCAATCGCCGTCAGCTCAATCGTCCTCCCCTCCAGTTCATCCCGCGACAGTCAATAGTAAGCAACGCATTCATCTTCGGCTGGCTCTCCGACGGCGTCGATTAGCTCTCGGGAGTTGGGGATTCAAAGGGTTTCGAGGGTTTCACGAACCCAGAAAGGGAGAGGTAGAGAGATGGACCGCTTCGCAGTGCTTAGAACCATGGTGATTTGGGATTGATTCGCAGGCAGGGCGGTGGCTTCCGGTCATCGACGCCGCCGTTCCCGCCCGACCCACTCAACTTTTCGCCGGCCGGTGTCGCGCTGGACGGGAAAAGAAACGAGTGAGAAAACGCAACAGAGCTGTTTCCGCTGAAATGCTGACGTGGCCATACATTTGTATGAAATCGCCAATAGCCCGTTGCCACCTccggtagaaaaaaaaaaaaaggcggaacAACAAAAGTCAGAATTAAAGattaaatgaataaaatataGAGGGGCTTGCTCTTTGGTCTTCTTTACTCGGCCTTCCTCTTGTAATTGAGGGGGGAGGCGAAACTGAAATCCATCGGTAGATGTAGACCCATTGAGGGGCTTGCGAGCGGCGACGTGATTTCGAAGCCTTCAACTTGATTTCGACGAGGTAGTCACCGGAGGATAGtcgagattgagagagagagagatcaccattggtcggcgagggtcgctagCCCTTGGTTGAGGACTGGCGACTCTCGCCAACACTACCCCACCATCAATCCTTTCCGATGGTGGGGGCAGCGGCGCCCTCGCCACtagttcttttttgttctttgtttttttaattattattattttagcttattttttaagtcaatttaaataaaaattatatcaaaaatcaaatttggatcaaaacgatgtcgttttagcgACATCATCACCACAtaagaaagtgaaaatgtttTGAAAAGCCACGTCcatatttttcgttagccattttggatggagttattggaaggatttgattgcaccaatatgataagttttaagactcgattgtacttattgtaaatttttaggactcaattgcattttcgtggcaagttttaggatttctagtgaacatatcccataagaaaaaaaaaggttgagccTATAATAATGGAACATATATTTGAAATAAGTCTATACAGAAAGTAGAAGCTAAAATTATATATAACACGGAATGCTctgtattttaaataaattgagATCTgatcttgttttattttaaatatttaattttagttttgaGATTAAAATATTGGTGCGATATTAAAGTAACGGGAGTTATTTGTTCCATTTAGTCTCTAAATAAAATATATCTAATAAATTGCGTTGGATATAGctataattttattaaaatccATACACTTCTCAAATGTATTGAATTTATTTGATCACAGTAATTGTTATTGCGCAAAATcaaataacttcaaaaaaattggttatGCTTTAATCAACAAAAACATA
This genomic interval from Rhodamnia argentea isolate NSW1041297 chromosome 4, ASM2092103v1, whole genome shotgun sequence contains the following:
- the LOC115748817 gene encoding transcription factor MYB1-like encodes the protein MGRSPRCDKDGLNKGAWTAAEDKILVDYVKLHSEGKWSRLSRETGLRRCGKSCRLRWMNYLRPNIKRGNISPDEEELIIRLHKLLGNRWSLIAGRLPGRTDNEIKNYWNTHLAKKPETLRSVQLHYSQRELTVQPRSTSQQEHEQERVQESNVRGVPDPEPQVAPQNATDVELGPSPGGNDLLKQMLPDSDMSDGSLSFNSEEEPPDFMIDFNVEDICQILDSDFSKLGVDQDGHVPDEERESKYPSYLNQHFAPSGEAEKDLNDSLPAFQSLASLFESDDEKWAGDGDNADFALSGKNS
- the LOC115748816 gene encoding protein FAR1-RELATED SEQUENCE 6-like, whose translation is MLVFHLYLGRSFSSEAASALCLSSRDLAFELVCKCSSNTFKMEEVHLNSEPLFDDGNEYEFEEDANAIVNGGEVSDAQPRKGHSPPTVGLEFDSFDQAYDFYNMYGKEQGFGIRVSNSWCRSKRKERYRAKLSCSSAGFKKKSEANNPRPETRTGCPAMIVIRLMDSDRWRVIEVQLEHNHKVSPEIKRFYKSHKKMTIAANAQRPSEPVTHMHIIKLYQPAAIDSGCNSYLSISRRDGINSIDRAKHLELKEGDAHALYNYFCRMKLTNPNFFYLMDIDDGGHLRNVFWADARSRADYAYFSDTVAVDSMCLANKFEIPLISFVGINHHGQAVLLGCGFVGHESVENFVWIFQAWLKCMLNHPPQVIFTDQSKAFQTAISEVFPKTRHCFCTWYIMQRVHEKLGGLKGYEVIQRQLKRSVFNSLKIAEFETSWAEMIHRHGLGDNKWLCSLYEDRQMWVPVYLKDTFFAGMILIQASESKSAFFDGYVQKHMSFKEFVDKYDLVLHRKRLKEAMAELESRNLNCELKTRCNFEVQLSKVYTKEIFKRFQSEVEGMYSCFNTRQIKVNGAIITYLVKERVVNGNEKEVRNYEVLYETSQVNIRCICSLFNYKGYLCRHALNVLNYNGVEEIPRQYILSRWSKDCKRQPPVIPHGSNDLDVHNPAWWHSNLYRRAIPIVEEGARSKDHYKITLHELEELLNKLDLVEDNLSAPENV